In Torulaspora globosa chromosome 1, complete sequence, a genomic segment contains:
- a CDS encoding uncharacterized protein (ancestral locus Anc_8.622), whose amino-acid sequence MAGDSNLTREFFEKQEVDDTLQRIREQYLASKKNLQELMKKQNEERPTTKNFSPALKDLDPVGAFRNSSIGVRDGAPAARGPTADDLVLLNEVRSLKRLTIEQQQLIRQTTNELLIQKRMTAELQNKILNLQSQVSFLESNFFNYHESVSPQAHATPAVPPQRTQTRSFSPSAYSPPLEDNTMRLIQISKPK is encoded by the coding sequence ATGGCCGGCGATTCAAACTTGACGAGGGAGTTCTTTGAGAAGCAAGAGGTTGATGACACTTTGCAGAGAATCCGCGAGCAGTATTTAGCTTCGAAAAAGAACCTACAGgagttgatgaagaagcagaatGAAGAGCGTCCAACGACTAAAAACTTTTCTCCGGCTCTGAAGGATTTAGATCCAGTCGGGGCTTTCAGAAATTCTAGTATTGGGGTCCGCGACGGCGCTCCTGCTGCTAGAGGTCCAACGGCGGATGATCTCGTGTTGCTGAACGAAGTGCGATCTCTCAAGAGATTGACAATAGAACAACAACAGCTGATAAGACAAACGACGAACGAATTGTTGATACAGAAAAGAATGACGGCGGAGCTACAGAATAAGATTTTGAACTTACAATCGCAGGTTTCCTTTCTGGAAAGCAATTTCTTTAACTACCATGAGAGCGTGTCTCCGCAGGCACATGCTACGCCGGCTGTGCCGCCGCAAAGAACTCAAACGCGAAGCTTCTCGCCATCGGCATATTCTCCGCCCCTCGAGGACAATACTATGAGATTGATCCAAATATCCAAGCCCAAGTAG
- the RNY1 gene encoding ribonuclease T2 (ancestral locus Anc_8.621): MYIKNLVPFLQSSAKVWKLNGGDEAYPPQCPIDLPLSCQNHTAIEDTCCFEYPGGIFLQSQLWDYIPSRSGMDDEELEKQLGPLDSFTIHGLWPDNCGGGFEQFCDDSLAIDDVYYLLNSEQFNDDKRKLEIPGRELLKEMSRLWKSNNGDDESLWIHEYNKHGTCIKTIRPKCYSRWGNREMVVSDVDYKKQSVYDYFRVAYNTYKRLNTTEILKEHGIVPSLTKTYTRHEIQSALNSGFNNQNVHFACDNHHSLKEVWYYHLLQGSLLSEDLVPVGYLGNGNSKCPEKGIKFYPKGYMPSKKGGEGPKGPLYRGIIRVSGYEGFLIRNGHWMIKGTPANFKLVEAPFGGFYLVSRNGYCGLTETGLLTCNKHIGNAGQFEYDADKGYLGYSGSFEWGATVLPHGNVQSFVYLGDAAAKPYQFKLKFIRH; the protein is encoded by the coding sequence ATGTATATTAAGAATCTTGTACcctttcttcaatcttctGCCAAAGTTTGGAAGCTCAATGGCGGAGATGAAGCCTATCCGCCGCAATGTCCTATTGACTTACCTTTAAGTTGCCAAAATCATACAGCAATTGAGGACACCTGTTGTTTTGAGTATCCTGGCGGCATTTTCCTGCAATCACAACTTTGGGATTATATTCCTTCACGCTCTGGAATGGACGATGAGGAGTTGGAGAAGCAGTTGGGACCACTAGATTCCTTCACCATCCATGGATTGTGGCCTGACAACTGTGGAGGAGGTTTTGAGCAATTTTGCGACGATTCTTTGGCAATCGATGACGTGTACTATCTGCTGAATTCCGAACAGTTTAACGATGACAAAAGAAAACTCGAGATACCTGGTAGGGAGCTACTTAAAGAAATGAGTAGGTTATGGAAAAGTAATAATGGCGATGATGAATCGCTGTGGATCCACGAATACAACAAACACGGCACCTGTATCAAGACAATTAGACCAAAGTGTTACTCACGCTGGGGAAACAGGGAAATGGTTGTATCAGATGTAGATTATAAAAAGCAATCGGTGTACGACTATTTCCGAGTGGCATACAACACTTATAAGCGGCTGAACACCACtgagatcttgaaggagCATGGAATTGTACCTAGTTTGACGAAGACTTACACTAGGCACGAAATCCAGTCAGCATTGAACAGCGGTTTCAACAATCAAAATGTTCACTTTGCATGCGATAACCATCATTctctcaaagaagtttggtACTACCATCTGTTGCAAGGATCTTTACTCAGCGAAGACCTCGTGCCAGTTGGATACCTCGGCAACGGCAACTCCAAATGCCCTGAGAAGGGTATCAAATTCTACCCCAAGGGCTACATGCCATCCAAGAAGGGCGGAGAGGGCCCCAAAGGCCCTCTTTACAGAGGTATAATCAGGGTGAGTGGGTACGAAGGATTCCTGATCAGAAACGGACATTGGATGATCAAGGGCACGCCTGCTAATTTTAAATTAGTTGAAGCACCTTTCGGTGGCTTTTACTTAGTGTCCCGCAACGGCTATTGTGGACTGACCGAGACCGGCTTGCTTACATGCAATAAACATATCGGCAATGCAGGCCAATTCGAGTACGATGCCGATAAAGGCTACTTAGGCTATTCTGGATCTTTCGAATGGGGTGCGACCGTTTTGCCACACGGAAACGTTCAGAGTTTTGTGTACCTAGGGGACGCCGCTGCAAAACCCTACCAATTCAAACTGAAATTTATCAGACACTAG